The following coding sequences lie in one Rutidosis leptorrhynchoides isolate AG116_Rl617_1_P2 chromosome 6, CSIRO_AGI_Rlap_v1, whole genome shotgun sequence genomic window:
- the LOC139852990 gene encoding uncharacterized protein, which translates to MVVCKCRKATKLYCFVHKVPVCGECICFPEHQICVVRTYSEWVIDGEYDWPTKCCHCQAVLEEGGVDSNTTRLGCLHVIHTNCLVSNIKSYPPHTAPAGYVCPACSTSIWPPKSIKDSGSRLHSHLKEAIVQTGVEKNVFGNNPVSIAAKPIEPMVTKDDAGNGSAKPSNTDIVEIDVPNSENHLRSPTSGVPGATTRKSAQLVERQNSEVSYYADDEDANRKKYSRRGGFRNQFLRKLLPFWSNTLPTLPVTAPPRKDANADDMIHTRHQHHNRPSRMDPRKILLVIAIMACLATMGILYYRIAQNGFGEEQPQEEQQ; encoded by the exons ATGGTGGTCTGCAAGTGCCGTAAG GCAACTAAATTGTACTGCTTCGTACACAAGGTTCCTGTTTGTGGAGAATGCATATGTTTCCCAGAGCACCAAATTTGTGTG GTTCGCACGTACTCAGAGTGGGTAATTGATGGAGAGTACGATTGGCCCACAAAGTGTTGTCACTGTCAAGCTGTGCTTGAAGAAGGTGGTGTTGATTCTAATACAACACGGCTGGGTTGCTTGC ATGTAATACATACAAATTGCTTGGTTTCAAATATCAAAAGTTATCCCCCGCACACTGCTCCAGCTGGATATGTTTGCCCCGCATGTTCAACTTCG ATATGGCCTCCTAAAAGTATCAAAGACTCGGGCTCACGTTTACATTCACATTTGAAAGAAGCAATTGTTCAG ACCGGAGTAGAGAAGAATGTGTTTGGAAATAATCCAGTTTCAATTGCAGCAAAGCCTATCGAGCCTATGGTAACAAAAGATGATGCAGGAAATGGTTCTGCAAAACCTTCAAACACAGATATTGTGGAGATAGATGTTCCCAATTCAGAAAATCACTTGAGAAGCCCAACTTCTGGTGTT CCTGGTGCTACAACAAGAAAGAGTGCACAACTAGTTGAAAGGCAAAACTCAGAGGTTTCATATTATGCAGATGATGAAGATGCTAATCGCAAGAAGTACTCAAGGAGAG GAGGTTTTCGCAATCAGTTTTTGAGGAAATTACTACCTTTCTGGTCAAACACATTGCCAACTTTACCAGTTACCGCACCCCCTAGAAAAGATGCAAATGCAGATGACATGATCCACACACGCCACCAACACCATAATAGACCATCAAGAATGGATCCAAGAAAGATACTTCTTGTCATAGCAATTAT
- the LOC139852155 gene encoding uncharacterized protein encodes MEVLSLLLVRNARDCDDFRYHPKCEDQEIINLFFAYDLFMFSHADLYSIDVISRALDEFKACLGLVPSMPKSTTYFSNVSNALKSHILAMLPFEEGSLPVKYLGVPLVSTQLHYRDCKELVDVVSSRINNWKNKFMSFAGRLQLINSVLSSTQIYWQSVFLLPSAIINDIEALMRGFLWCQGNFKKGKAKVKWEDVCIPKIEGGLGIKRLKVWNVALLSTHIWRLLSNKESLWVRWVHSYRLMGQNFWDIQTPANASWSWRNILCIREVIRGRFFHEVGNGNITSAWFDCWCSQGPLSAVISRRVLSQTGYSATNGEMREFSVNVVWETIRPRAPCVDWYSVVWFSNCIPKHAFVLWLLMGEKLKTQDKLNHWEICPGSSLVCPLCEQVWNLVSRHMDFPIVCEEWRDFRAILSPFADRNIARIIIVKLLFAASVYCIWNERNARFFKKRKSSCKQIYDLIYRKIRLKIMSIRWKSTPQVLRLKSDWKIS; translated from the exons ATGGAAGTTTTATCTTTGTTGCTGGTGCGTAATGCTCGGGATTGTGATGATTTCCGATACCACCCGAAGTGTGAAGATCAGGAGATTATTAACCTTTTCTTTGCGTATGACTTATTTATGTTTTCCCATGCTGATTTGTATTCTATTGATGTTATAAGCAGGGCTTTGGATGAGTTCAAGGCATGCTTGGGTTTGGTTCCAAGTATGCCGAAAAGTACTACATACTTTTCAAATGTTTCGAATGCATTGAAATCTCATATTCTGGCTATGTTACCTTTTGAGGAAGGCTCCCTTCCTGTGAAATATCTGGGCGTCCCTTTAGTGTCTACCCAGTTGCACTATAGAGATTGTAAAGAATTGGTGGATGTTGTGAGCTCTCGGATTAACAACTGGAAAAATAAATTTATGTCTTTTGCAGGGCGTCTTCAGTTGATTAATTCGGTGTTATCGTCTACGCAAATCTATTGGCAGTCTGTCTTTCTTCTTCCTAGTGCCATTATAAATGACATAGAAGCTTTGATGCGGGGTTTTCTTTGGTGCCAAGGAAATTTTAAGAAGGGTAAGGCGAAGGTTAAATGGGAAGACGTTTGCATTCCTAAGATTGAAGGTGGGCTTGGAATTAAAAGACTTAAAGTATGGAATGTTGCTCTTCTTTCGACTCATATCTGGCGTCTTTTGTCCAACAAGGAATCTCTTTGGGTTCGTTGGGTTCACTCGTACAGGTTAATGGGACAAAATTTTTGGGATATTCAGACTCCTGCGAATGCGAGCTGGAGTTGGCGGAATATCCTATGTATTCGTGAGGTAATCAGAGGTAGATTTTTTCATGAAGTTGGTAATGGTAATATCACATCagcttggtttgattgttggtgctCGCAAGGTCCGTTGTCTGCTGTTATTTCTCGCCGTGTTTTGTCCCAAACAGGTTACTCAG CAACTAATGGGGAGATGAGGGAATTCTCGGTAAATGTTGTATGGGAAACTATTCGCCCTCGTGCTCCATGCGTGGACTGGTATTCTGTGGTTTGGTTCTCTAATTGTATCCCGAAGCATGCTTTTGTTTTGTGGCTCCTAATGGGTGAGAAGTTGAAAACGCAAGATAAATTGAACCATTGGGAGATTTGCCCGGGTAGCTCTTTGGTTTGTCCGCTTTGTGAACAG GTTTGGAATTTAGTTTCAAGGCACATGGACTTTCCGATTGTCTGTGAAGAATGGCGTGATTTTAGAGCTATCCTTTCCCCTTTTGCTGATCGCAACATCGCTCGTATAATTATTGTGAAACTTTTATTTGCCGCCTCAGTTTATTGTATATGGAATGAGCGTAATGCTAGATTTTTCAAGAAAAGGAAGAGCTCCTGTAAGCAAATTTATGACCTTATCTATCGCAAAATTCGTTTGAAGATCATGAGCATTAGATGGAAGAGTACTCCTCAAGTCCTCCGGCTTAAATCCGATTGGAAAATCTCTTGA
- the LOC139852158 gene encoding uncharacterized protein, translating to MGKNSGDTKKKTIPKTNPRDLRNKKIGFEDEGKDKAVTDGVSSTQSSTRDTGNTFTEGEFSKSENYESSTPGAPTVQDKCLDDDHVSVYSAKESDDEETHMSVKETVNMDYVFPELPALKSLTRAQGRNLVISGGVFTLLALKRLLNFYICPTCVRVQVPPLIGPHLLCKDAKKVNFRYVEPVKDLEDGIDVEIPLSYVLEAKKRYNNTLYGYFLGKRIAYPVVRNYALNVWKKFGIENVMMNSKGFFFFKFATEMGMHGILENGPWIIRSIPIILNEWSPDIVLTKEELGSVPVWIKLHDVPLAGFTADGLSAIASNIGTPMMLDSYTSTMCNESWGRPNYARAMIEVKADTDLKETVKVAIPSVTGKSKTTSVVKIEYEWKPPRYSTCLIFGHMNAQCPKNIVPKVANIQVDKDGFTVVGKNVKQSTANGNGFVVGKPRTKLVYRRKGAVDPKPTTTGSIPKKISDANSFDALKDLDESVPERAENDKRVLDDEESDLEMHDKDSSNENKTEGASTPVEKVVNVVHCLVSLVNDNKRFYVSVVYAKNYYIHRRSLWDNLCMHTNFVGNHPWVIMGDFNVSLDLDDSSAGGSKVTIAMREFRDCVDTMRMTDVNHSGMHFTWNQHPNSLDGILKKIDRIMANDVFISNFGNTYAIFQPYRISDHCPAILKIPSVTTTRPKSFKFSNFIVYKEGFDDIVLKGGEITEAVRDFFVNGQPLTELNHTVLSLIPKVQSPCRVTDFCPIACYNVLYKCISKIITNRIKDSLDDIVGINQSAFVPGVMVRWIMKCVTSVSFSLNINGELHGYFKGNRGLRQGDPMSPYLL from the exons ATGGGTAAGAATTCTGGAGATACCAAAAAGAAAACAATTCCTAAAACAAATCCTAGGGATTTGAGAAACAAGAAGATAGGGTTTGAAGATGAAGGCAAGGATAAGGCGGTTACTGATGGTGTGTCTTCTACCCAATCTTCTACACGTGATACTGGTAATACTTTTACAGAAGGTGAATTCAGTAAATCAGAAAATTATGAATCAAGTACACCTGGGGCTCCTACTGTGCAAGATAAGTGTTTAGATGATGATCATGTTAGTGTTTATTCTGCAAAGGAGTCAGATGATGAGGAGACTCATATGAGTGTGAAAGAGACAGTGAACATGGATTATGTGTTTCCTGAGTTGCCTGCTCTAAAATCACTAACTAGGGCCCAGGGGCGGAACTTGGTTATATCCGGAGGGG tgtttaccctccTGGCATTGAAAcgtttattaaatttttacatttGCCCCACCTGTgtccgggttcaagttccgccactgataGGGCCTCATCTTCTTTGCAAG GATGCTAAAAAGGTTAATTTTAGGTATGTTGAACCTGTTAAGGATCTGGAAGATGGTATTGACGTTGAGATTCCATTATCATATGTTCTTGAAGCAAAGAAGAGGTACAATAACACTCTGTATGGTTATTTTCTTGGTAAACGCATTGCTTATCCGGTTGTTAGGAATTATGCTTTAAATGTGTGGAAGAAATTTGGAATTGAGAATGTTATGATGAATTCGAAGGGATTCTTCTTCTTTAAATTTGCAACCGAGATGGGCATGCATGGTATTCTTGAAAATGGCCCGTGGATCATTCGATCTATTCCGATTATCTTGAATGAATGGTCACCTGACATAGTTCTCACGAAAGAGGAACTTGGTAGTGTTCCGGTTTGGATAAAGTTACATGATGTCCCTTTAGCTGGTTTTACGGCCGACGGGTTAAGTGCTATTGCCTCTAATATTGGGACCCCGATGATGTTAGATTCATATACTAGCACAATGTGTAATGAATCATGGGGTCGTCCTAACTATGCAAGAGCCATGATTGAGGTTAAGGCGGACACTGATCTCAAAGAAACGGTCAAAGTTGCGATTCCTAGTGTTACTGGGAAAAGCAAGACGACTAGTGTTGTTAAGATTGAATATGAATGGAAGCCGCCGAGGTATTCAACTTGCTTGATTTTTGGTCATATGAATGCGCAATGTCCGAAAAATATTGTTCCAAAGGTTGCTAATATTCAGGTGGATAAGGATGGTTTTACAGTGGTGGGTAAAAATGTGAAGCAGAGTACAGCCAATGGTAATGGGTTTGTGGTTGGTAAGCCACGAACTAAGCTAGTTTACCGTCGAAAAGGTGCAGTGGATCCCAAGCCTACGACTACCGGTTCTATTCCCAAAAAGATATCAGATGCAAACTCGTTTGATGCCTTAAAGGATCTTGATGAGTCTGTGCCTGAACGTGCTGAAAATGACAAGCGGGTTTTAGATGATGAGGAAAGTGACTTGGAAATGCATGATAAGGATTCGAGTAATGAAAACAAAACAGAGGGGGCAAGCACTCCCGTAGAAAAGGTTGTCAAT GTTGTGCACTGTTTAGTTTCCTTGGTTAACGATAATAAACGCTTCTATGTTTCGGTTGTGTACGCTAAAAATTACTATATTCATCGCCGATCTCTTTGGGATAATTTGTGTATGCATACTAACTTTGTGGGTAACCATCCATGGGTGATTATGGGGGACTTTAATGTCTCTTTGGATTTGGATGACTCTTCTGCCGGGGGTTCGAAAGTCACTATAGCCATGAGGGAATTTAGAGATTGTGTTGATACTATGCGAATGACTGATGTCAACCACTCAGGTATGCATTTTACATGGAACCAGCATCCTAATTCTCTTGATGGCATCTTAAAAAAAATTGATAGGATTATGGCTAATGATGTCTTTATCTCGAACTTTGGCAACACTTATGCTATCTTTCAACCGTACCGGATTTCGGATCATTGCCCGGCTATCCTAAAAATTCCCTCAGTTACCACTACTAGACCAAAATCGTTTAAATTTTCCAACTTTATTGTGTACAAGGAGGGATTTGATGATATTGTGCTTAAAG GAGGTGAAATTACGGAGGCTGTTAGAGACTTCTTTGTGAATGGGCAGCCGTTAACGGAGTTGAACCACACAGTTCTTTCTCTTATACCGAAAGTCCAATCTCCTTGCAGAGTTACTGATTTCTGCCCGATTGCGTGTTATAATGTTCTATATAAATGcattagtaaaattattactaATCGCATTAAAGATAGTCTTGATGATATTGTGGGGATTAATCAGTCAGCGTTTGTCCCAGG GGTTATGGTTAGATGGATTATGAAATGTGTGACTTCGGTTTCGTTCTCCTTAAATATAAATGGAGAACTTCATGGATATTTCAAAGGAAACCGAGGGTTGAGACAAGGAGATCCTATGTCTCCTTAtttgttgtaa